The Bacillus pseudomycoides genome contains a region encoding:
- a CDS encoding NPP1 family protein, whose translation MGFLSSNVEAAPNLSAYLATLQFDGTDWMDTGEKNFPHAFRFQSYDNDIEHNKENEIRFKIGNAVTGIGSTGLTNRGPNNQQPAVYFHIAKKGEYEIYEYWLYYADNDWINNHEHDWEKYFVYLKNGVPTHLLISSHNGYKIKSWSEVPKDDGHPLIDVDGGAHAMKWDKEDGVQIRYNGAITKNNGRLDEGDQTNQPWILYSNDPIDDVTKYLAAPDTFYYGDPAYLLYSNEYSDPRQAPWKREEWDNPPLP comes from the coding sequence TTGGGATTCCTTTCATCAAATGTTGAAGCGGCTCCCAATCTATCTGCTTATTTAGCAACACTTCAATTTGATGGAACAGATTGGATGGATACAGGGGAAAAAAATTTCCCTCACGCTTTTCGTTTCCAGTCTTATGATAACGATATTGAACATAATAAAGAAAATGAAATTCGTTTCAAAATTGGAAATGCCGTAACAGGAATAGGATCAACAGGATTAACAAATCGTGGTCCAAATAATCAACAACCAGCTGTCTATTTTCATATTGCTAAAAAAGGAGAATATGAAATATATGAGTATTGGCTTTATTATGCTGATAATGATTGGATTAATAACCATGAACACGATTGGGAAAAGTATTTTGTTTACTTGAAAAATGGCGTTCCAACACATTTGCTTATATCGAGTCACAACGGTTATAAAATAAAGTCATGGTCAGAAGTACCAAAAGATGATGGGCATCCCTTAATAGATGTTGATGGAGGAGCTCATGCGATGAAATGGGATAAAGAAGATGGAGTTCAAATTCGTTATAATGGAGCTATTACAAAAAATAATGGACGTCTTGATGAAGGGGATCAAACGAATCAACCATGGATTCTCTATAGCAATGATCCAATTGATGATGTAACAAAATATTTAGCTGCTCCTGATACGTTTTATTACGGTGATCCAGCTTATCTCCTATATTCAAACGAATATAGCGACCCTCGCCAAGCACCTTGGAAACGCGAAGAATGGGATAATCCACCGCTTCCATAA
- a CDS encoding recombinase family protein has product MTNIYGYIRVSTRDQNEQRQLHKMIERGVEARRIFVDKASGRHFDRPQYQLLRKILSTGDIVYIDALDRMGRNYDEVISEWKYITRELQADIVVLENENLFDSRKFREMGDMGRLMEDQFLSLLSYVADQERKKIHQRQAEGIAVAKSQGKHLGRPQFNLSTLNSKQLLIIEETYPKWKNREITGVEFMELLELKKNTFYKIVREYEGTLK; this is encoded by the coding sequence ATGACGAATATTTATGGATATATACGTGTAAGTACAAGAGATCAAAATGAACAACGCCAATTACATAAGATGATAGAACGAGGAGTGGAAGCTCGACGTATTTTTGTCGATAAAGCAAGTGGACGACATTTTGATCGTCCTCAGTATCAATTATTACGAAAAATTTTAAGTACAGGTGATATTGTTTACATAGATGCTTTAGATCGTATGGGACGTAACTATGATGAAGTAATTTCGGAGTGGAAGTACATCACCAGGGAATTACAAGCTGATATTGTTGTTTTAGAAAACGAAAATCTATTTGATAGTCGTAAATTTCGTGAGATGGGTGATATGGGAAGATTAATGGAAGACCAATTCTTATCTTTGCTTTCCTATGTTGCAGATCAAGAGCGTAAAAAAATTCATCAGCGACAAGCAGAGGGGATTGCTGTAGCTAAATCTCAAGGGAAGCATTTAGGACGCCCTCAATTTAACCTTTCAACATTAAACTCAAAGCAATTACTTATAATAGAAGAAACTTATCCGAAGTGGAAAAATAGAGAAATAACTGGAGTTGAATTTATGGAACTATTAGAACTAAAGAAAAATACTTTTTATAAAATAGTAAGAGAATATGAAGGTACATTAAAATAA
- a CDS encoding ABC-2 transporter permease produces MYNLILKDFRLQKLMMLLYLLGICFFIGTFGSFGFTVVLVAGSYMINLHYYDEKNNSHKFINSLPYSRKTIIASKYIGTVLFALLVVLFSLLIQAVIQVASPTYGVEIETPQTIVVSVLTVMLFTSIYLPLCYRFTNKYLLVAASFIFPIVVILWRKIVEYLNIIDIFRIITTQFTINQLITLASIVTMLIFIGSYFLTVRIYKRTDF; encoded by the coding sequence ATGTATAATTTAATATTAAAGGATTTTCGATTGCAAAAATTAATGATGTTACTCTATCTACTTGGCATATGCTTTTTTATTGGGACGTTTGGAAGCTTTGGGTTCACAGTCGTTTTGGTGGCTGGTTCTTATATGATAAATCTACATTATTACGACGAAAAGAATAATAGTCACAAATTTATTAATAGCCTGCCTTATAGTAGAAAGACAATTATTGCATCAAAATATATCGGTACAGTGTTGTTTGCACTTCTAGTAGTTCTATTCTCATTATTGATTCAAGCAGTAATTCAAGTTGCATCCCCGACTTATGGAGTTGAAATTGAAACTCCACAGACAATTGTGGTTAGTGTTCTTACTGTCATGTTGTTTACATCTATCTACTTACCACTTTGCTATCGCTTTACCAATAAATATTTGCTAGTGGCAGCCAGCTTTATTTTCCCTATAGTTGTTATTTTATGGAGAAAAATTGTGGAATATTTAAATATTATCGATATTTTCCGTATCATCACTACACAATTTACTATTAATCAACTAATTACACTTGCTTCAATCGTTACCATGCTTATATTTATCGGTTCTTACTTCTTAACGGTGAGAATTTATAAACGTACTGATTTTTAA
- a CDS encoding ABC transporter ATP-binding protein has translation MENIVALKNISKTYKGFSLKNVSFNIKKGFVTGFIGANGAGKSTTIKIIMDLINKDSGDIKVFGKDHQKDQVSIKERIGFVYDDNIFYEDMTIHQLKKFIAPAYKKWDESQFKFYIQHFELPTNIKMKEMSTGMKMKTSLAFALSHHAEFIIMDEPTSGLDPVFRRELLDILYDLMVDQDKTIFFSTHITTDLDRIADYIVFIHNGEIVFEKDIHSISEEYATVKGDKALLTPKIREQLIGIRETNVGFEALTSNASHSRTQLGNDVLIEEATLEDIMYYTKKGNDQYV, from the coding sequence ATGGAAAACATTGTAGCACTGAAAAATATTTCAAAAACATATAAAGGATTTTCTTTGAAAAATGTATCGTTCAACATCAAAAAGGGGTTTGTAACGGGATTCATTGGTGCAAATGGCGCAGGAAAAAGTACGACAATTAAAATTATTATGGACCTTATTAACAAGGATAGTGGGGATATCAAAGTTTTTGGTAAAGATCATCAAAAGGATCAAGTTTCTATTAAAGAGCGTATTGGATTCGTATACGATGACAATATCTTTTATGAAGATATGACAATTCATCAACTGAAAAAATTCATTGCTCCAGCCTATAAAAAATGGGATGAAAGTCAGTTCAAATTCTACATACAGCACTTTGAGTTACCGACTAACATAAAAATGAAAGAGATGTCTACAGGGATGAAAATGAAGACTTCCCTAGCGTTTGCACTTTCACACCATGCCGAATTTATTATTATGGATGAACCGACATCTGGACTCGATCCTGTATTTCGAAGAGAACTTTTAGACATCCTTTATGATTTAATGGTCGATCAAGATAAAACAATTTTTTTCTCCACACATATTACAACTGATTTAGATCGTATTGCTGATTATATTGTATTTATTCATAATGGAGAGATTGTGTTTGAAAAAGATATACATAGTATTTCTGAAGAATATGCAACTGTAAAAGGGGATAAAGCCTTGCTTACGCCGAAAATCAGAGAACAATTAATCGGAATTCGTGAAACAAACGTGGGATTTGAAGCACTCACAAGTAACGCCAGCCATTCACGTACGCAATTAGGGAATGATGTATTAATTGAAGAAGCGACATTAGAAGATATTATGTACTATACAAAAAAGGGGAATGATCAATATGTATAA
- a CDS encoding DUF2812 domain-containing protein, with the protein MRQTKYIMSGGLAFSENKDMEKLRRFSLKGWHVSDFKFMGYTLEKGESSDYIYSVDYRSLKKDEEEEYFDFFSSSGWSHIASERNIHLFRAHPGTKPIYSDRDTSIEKYENFNHSMKCLAIPLVLITVLVWVGAMISSGTLKSLLHVIAVILSVIAIPTVWTVIATYNNKWKVKGKEGLVNLLKTIPFFLFLIAIIILLFVDGSDSVVRLLASMAIGAIALPTAIWVIMSLYHKMGGKRA; encoded by the coding sequence ATGAGACAAACAAAGTATATTATGTCAGGTGGGTTAGCTTTTTCTGAGAATAAGGACATGGAAAAATTACGCCGATTTTCTTTGAAGGGTTGGCATGTCAGTGACTTTAAGTTTATGGGATATACGCTTGAAAAAGGAGAAAGCTCAGATTATATCTACAGTGTAGATTATCGTTCATTAAAAAAAGATGAAGAAGAGGAATACTTTGACTTTTTTTCATCATCTGGCTGGTCGCATATTGCCTCAGAAAGAAATATTCATTTATTTCGAGCACATCCTGGTACAAAACCGATTTATAGTGACCGTGACACATCGATTGAAAAGTATGAAAATTTTAATCATTCCATGAAATGTCTAGCAATTCCGTTAGTTTTAATAACAGTACTCGTATGGGTTGGAGCAATGATAAGCTCTGGTACCTTAAAATCATTACTTCATGTAATAGCTGTTATTCTCAGTGTAATTGCCATCCCGACAGTTTGGACTGTAATCGCAACATACAATAACAAATGGAAGGTAAAAGGAAAGGAAGGATTAGTCAATCTATTGAAAACTATACCATTCTTTCTCTTCTTAATTGCTATTATTATTTTGTTATTTGTCGATGGCTCAGACAGTGTAGTTCGCCTCTTAGCGTCTATGGCAATTGGAGCAATCGCACTTCCAACTGCTATTTGGGTCATCATGTCTCTTTATCATAAAATGGGTGGGAAGAGAGCTTAG
- a CDS encoding helix-turn-helix transcriptional regulator — MKKTEQLTDSMFNIMATLTKPMHGYAIMNLIEETTKGAITIGPASMYTIIKKLLKQEWIYLHDGSDSRRKTYLLTEKGREVLEEDVKLRKRMVQLAETGLKEVEE; from the coding sequence TTGAAAAAAACTGAGCAATTAACAGATTCAATGTTTAATATTATGGCTACTTTAACTAAACCAATGCATGGTTACGCTATTATGAACTTAATTGAAGAAACAACAAAAGGGGCAATTACTATAGGTCCTGCTTCAATGTACACGATTATTAAAAAGTTATTAAAACAAGAGTGGATTTATTTGCATGATGGGTCAGATTCAAGACGTAAAACATATCTGCTTACTGAAAAGGGCAGAGAAGTATTAGAAGAAGATGTGAAGCTAAGAAAACGGATGGTTCAATTAGCGGAAACTGGATTGAAGGAGGTTGAAGAATGA
- the bla gene encoding class A beta-lactamase: MKGLIILKSTRMIKIGMCVGILGLSLASVKQFTSEPLKVQAKEKIEQTKHTNYTTHREFVQLEKKFDARIGVYAIDTGTNRTVAYRPDERFAYTSTFKALAAGAVLQQNSIDQLNKVITYTKDDLVTYSPITEKHLDTGMTLWEIADAAIRYSDNTAGNLLFKELDGPKGFEKKLRQIGDRVTKVNRFEPDLNEATPGDIRDTSTAKALATNLKAFTVDNVLPTDKRKILTDWMRRNTTGDQLIRAGVPKDWEVGDKTGAGSYGTRNDIAIVWPPNREPIIIAILSSRDTKNATYNNELIAQAAKVTINTLK, translated from the coding sequence ATGAAAGGATTGATTATTTTGAAAAGTACGAGGATGATAAAAATAGGAATGTGTGTTGGAATACTAGGTTTAAGTCTTGCAAGTGTAAAACAATTTACAAGTGAACCTTTGAAGGTGCAAGCAAAAGAAAAAATAGAGCAAACAAAACATACAAATTATACGACTCATCGAGAGTTCGTTCAACTTGAAAAAAAGTTTGATGCTCGGATTGGTGTCTATGCTATTGATACCGGTACAAATCGAACAGTCGCTTATCGACCTGATGAACGGTTTGCCTACACATCAACCTTCAAGGCTCTGGCTGCAGGAGCCGTGCTCCAGCAAAACTCAATCGACCAACTTAATAAGGTAATCACCTATACAAAAGATGATTTAGTTACGTATTCACCAATTACGGAGAAACACCTGGATACCGGTATGACTCTTTGGGAGATTGCAGATGCTGCGATTCGCTACAGCGATAATACAGCAGGGAACCTATTATTTAAAGAATTAGACGGTCCAAAAGGATTTGAAAAAAAGCTGAGACAGATTGGTGATAGGGTTACCAAGGTTAATCGCTTTGAACCAGATTTGAACGAAGCTACTCCAGGAGACATCCGTGATACAAGTACAGCAAAAGCACTTGCTACTAATCTTAAGGCTTTCACAGTTGACAATGTACTTCCAACTGATAAGCGTAAAATCCTCACAGATTGGATGCGTAGAAACACTACTGGAGACCAACTAATCCGTGCTGGCGTACCAAAAGACTGGGAGGTGGGTGATAAGACTGGAGCTGGAAGCTATGGAACGCGAAACGACATTGCCATCGTTTGGCCACCAAATAGAGAGCCAATCATCATTGCAATTCTATCCAGTCGCGATACAAAAAATGCTACCTATAATAACGAACTTATCGCTCAAGCTGCGAAAGTCACAATCAATACTCTCAAGTGA
- a CDS encoding NUMOD4 domain-containing protein has product MEERWVDIKGYEGIYQVSSAGRFRSLDRIGQDGRIFKGKIKVRNGDPYGFTSIKLYKNGVPKNYRVADIINSTFPHGIQKFNY; this is encoded by the coding sequence GTGGAAGAAAGATGGGTTGACATTAAAGGATATGAAGGTATTTATCAAGTTTCTAGTGCTGGCAGATTCAGAAGTTTAGATAGAATAGGGCAAGATGGAAGAATATTTAAAGGGAAAATAAAAGTGAGAAATGGAGACCCCTATGGCTTTACAAGCATTAAATTATACAAGAATGGAGTACCGAAGAATTATAGAGTAGCAGATATAATTAATAGCACTTTTCCTCATGGAATTCAGAAATTTAATTATTAA
- a CDS encoding DNA-binding protein: MNENQQININTTEVKEYLGVSNFVVNNLMKQGLLVPINKDTWRLDGSFLFKREDVEAIKKEREIEGLTLYQASKKYDVSTYQLEKWLEEGQLTATIQEHRNRETKFIKEEELCQLVHRFDQTNALYTYSKKYNTVLFQRYIQGNTIARVISIPKRGDIMLIDEFGSEFTLKEAKKLGFVPAYELSDKPRSHHQRFVKFRLPKSDQLRNSSFQLIDLILQYVSPRNLKVSEEEGFWYFDVRQSLIELPMGMQLEWIDSLTPYLIEGKLVKRVNNSVYIDSSSVTKPVTMSSKEYQAINKIVEETNSTIEEFIAIAIREKINQYQNTRN, encoded by the coding sequence ATGAATGAGAATCAACAAATCAATATAAATACAACAGAAGTGAAGGAGTATTTAGGGGTTAGTAATTTCGTTGTCAACAACCTTATGAAGCAGGGACTATTAGTTCCAATTAATAAGGATACATGGCGTTTAGATGGAAGTTTCCTTTTCAAAAGAGAAGATGTGGAAGCAATTAAAAAGGAAAGAGAAATTGAAGGCCTTACTCTATACCAGGCTAGTAAAAAATATGATGTAAGTACATATCAATTAGAAAAATGGTTAGAAGAAGGGCAATTAACTGCTACTATACAGGAGCATCGTAACCGTGAGACTAAATTCATTAAAGAAGAAGAGTTATGTCAACTTGTACATCGATTTGATCAAACGAATGCACTGTATACATACTCTAAAAAGTATAATACAGTCCTTTTCCAGAGGTACATCCAGGGAAATACAATAGCAAGAGTCATTTCAATTCCAAAGCGTGGAGATATTATGCTAATCGATGAATTCGGAAGTGAATTCACCTTAAAAGAAGCCAAAAAATTAGGGTTCGTACCAGCATACGAATTATCTGATAAACCACGTAGCCATCATCAGAGATTTGTTAAGTTTCGCTTACCTAAGTCTGATCAATTGCGTAATAGTTCGTTTCAACTAATTGACTTAATACTACAGTATGTCTCACCAAGGAATTTAAAGGTTTCAGAAGAAGAAGGCTTTTGGTATTTTGATGTCCGTCAATCTCTTATTGAATTACCTATGGGTATGCAATTGGAATGGATTGATAGCCTTACACCATATTTAATAGAAGGAAAATTAGTAAAACGTGTTAACAATAGTGTGTACATAGATAGCAGCAGCGTGACAAAACCAGTTACGATGTCCAGTAAAGAATATCAAGCTATTAATAAAATAGTTGAGGAAACAAACAGTACGATTGAAGAATTTATTGCTATAGCTATTCGTGAAAAAATCAATCAATACCAAAATACAAGAAATTAA